GAATACTACCTTCAATACTTGCTTCAATACTACCATGGGCATCTTTGTGTTTGAGGAGCAATAGCAATAACCACAACAAAGCTGCATACCCTGCCTTGTGTCTGTGAATTAATTGTTATTAATACTATTTAGATGGACATAAATAATTTCATAAATTCACAAATATTTTCCGCTAATTTTCTGTATTTTGCGAACATTTGCTCGTGGACCAAGATGCTGTGCTATTAACAGTAAAATGCCCAGTAAATTACTATGATATAATCATACAGTATTTAACTGTAATATGCATTTCATTAAGGGAAATTTCTGTGACCTCATTCATTAATTACAGCGAATtactttttatcaaattaatacaGGAACAAATTGTAATTAAATACAATTGAACCCACAATGTCTTTTATTGGGGGTTGTAGCCTCTGTCTTTATGTGTTCAAttcatacacttttttttttttagcaattattAGCATTAACGTGCACATAGGCCGATTTTGAGAGTTTGATCGGAGCATTTCTATGAAAAATAATCTGTCAGTATactattgaaaaaagaaaaaacatggtaACATCTAACAGTTTTGACCATTTTACATGTCAGTCAATGGCCCCTTCCTGTCTGTTGTGAGCAGTTCTTGGCCAAAACgagctgcaaagtggaccagactttgtgCAACTATCAAAAGACTAGATCTGCAAGATGATCTTGAACCCATCAATATGGGCCAGAGAATCTTACATGTCAGAACCTGTATGCAGGGGTCAAATGTAAGATATTCAAAAGTTCAGAGCAAACAGATTAAAGGAAACTCTGTGACAGAAGTAGCAACGAAGGTGTGAAATACCACAGAGATGTGATTACCATGATTTCCTTTTGTCTTTGACTCAAGATAAAATGACAGGAAGTTAGCGCTTTCACAAGATTTTTGTCTTATTTGCAGTGATGttgttcacacaaaacaaaactatcTGCATGATGATGTACAGAGGGAACATTGCCTTTCTAATCATTCAACTTTTCAAATCCAATTCATGGCATGTTAAGCAAATGACAAAAGCTTTAGCTTGGGCTGGGACAACGTGTCCTCATTTCATCCCCCCTTTGTGGGGTCTGAATTGCTTTTGGAACTGTGCAGGTTGTGCTGGCTACTGTGTGTTGAACGCTGACACAAGATGACTCGTTACACAGTGCTGCCACGCCACTTCTGATATCCTTACGGATATTATTGCTGGAGAGCACATAGAGAATGGGGTTAAAGGCACTGTTGAACGTGGACAGGCCCAGAGAGATTTTGTAGGGCGTGTAGATGTAATGTTCAAAGTGACATTCAGCCTGCAGCTTGGGGAAATGGAAGGTAATGGCCCGTATGAGCAATATAATGTGGTATGGAGTGAAACAGATCAAAAACAGCGCCACCACTGCCACAGCAAGGTAGCGAACTTTATCCTTCTGGTGCGGTTGGAGTCCCGTGCTTGCCTGCACATTGGCAAAAATGGCCCTGTTGGTGAAGATCAGGATGGCTAGAGGGGCACAAAAGCCAATGCAAAAGCGAGCGTAGTTGAATCCTGTAACTGTTGCCGTGCTGTGGCCGGGCTCAAAGCAGCGGTGACTGCCCTCTGAAGCATTCCCCTCCTGCATAATAAAGACTGGCATGTGGCCCAAGCCCACCACCATGTAGATGGAAAAAGCTACAAGAGCGGCTATCTTTTTCTGGCGAAGACCCCGAGATTCAATGGCATAGACCACCGCCACATAGCGGTCGATGGACACGCAGCAGAGCAGAAAAATGCTGATGTACATGTTGGTGAAGAAGACAAAGCCAGTAACTTTACAAGCCATAGAGGACCAGGGCCACACATGGTCTCTGTTGACATACACAGCCCAAACAGGAAGCGTGAAAAGGTAGGTGAGATCGCACAAGGACAGGCATAGAAGGTAGATGCCGAGTACGTTCTTGCGACAGACCTGGTGGAGGGTGAGGTATACGGTGGCTGTGTTGGCTGGTAGACCGATGACAAAAACCACAATGTACAGCACCATTAAAGGAATGCGGTCCTCCTCAAATGGTATTTCGCAAGGCTCTTTCACACTCTGATTCATGGTCGTCAAAATGCTCTCTGCTGCCATGAATTCATG
This sequence is a window from Xyrauchen texanus isolate HMW12.3.18 chromosome 30, RBS_HiC_50CHRs, whole genome shotgun sequence. Protein-coding genes within it:
- the LOC127624385 gene encoding LOW QUALITY PROTEIN: probable G-protein coupled receptor 132 (The sequence of the model RefSeq protein was modified relative to this genomic sequence to represent the inferred CDS: inserted 1 base in 1 codon) produces the protein MHEFMAAESILTTMNQSVKEPCEIPFEEDRIPLMVLYIVVFVIGLPANTATVYLTLHQVCRKNVLGIYLLCLSLCDLTYLFTLPVWAVYVNRDHVWPWSSMACKVTGFVFFTNMYISIFLLCCVSIDRYVAVVYAIESRGLRQKKIAALVAFSIYMVVGLGHMPVFIMQEGNASEGSHRCFEPGHSTATVTGFNYARFCIGFCAPLAILIFTNRAIFANVQASTGLQPHQKDKVRYLAVAVVALFLICFTPYHIILLIRAITFHFPKLQAECHFEHYIYTPYKISLGLSTFNSAFNPILYVLSSNNIRKDIRSGVAALCXRVILCQRSTHSSQHNLHSSKSNSDPTKGG